In one window of Brassica rapa cultivar Chiifu-401-42 chromosome A07, CAAS_Brap_v3.01, whole genome shotgun sequence DNA:
- the LOC103832230 gene encoding 2,3-bisphosphoglycerate-dependent phosphoglycerate mutase encodes MATVVSHHLISSIASPHSPSNSKASLFPKEPFNLPIKFRQNRCFKIEATTASQTPVLDPLLSPSKTTPHKKKSNEASLILIRHGESLWNEKNLFTGCVDVPLTEKGVAEAIQAGKRISTIPVDLIFTSSLIRAQMTAMLAMTQHRCKKVPIILHDESEKAQTWSHVFSEETRKQSIPVVAAWQLNERMYGELQGLNKEETAERYGTQQVHEWRRSYHIPPPKGESLEMCAERAVAYFEDNIQPELALGNNVLIAAHGNSLRSIIMYLDKLTSQEVTSLELSTGLPLLYIFKDRKFMRRGSPVGPTEAGVYAYTKRLAQYRQKLDESLN; translated from the exons ATGGCTACGGTTGTATCTCACCATTTGATCAGCTCTATTGCTTCTCCTCATTCACCTTCCAATTCCAAAGCTTCTCTCTTCCCAAAGGAGCCTTTCAATCTCCCTATCAAGTTCAGACAAAACCGTTGTTTCAAGATCGAAGCAACAACTGCATCTCAAACTCCTGTTCTTGACCCTCTCTTGTCTCCTTCCAAGACAACCCCTCACAAGAAAAAATCAA aTGAAGCATCACTGATATTAATCAGGCATGGAGAGTCTCTATGGAACGAGAAGAACCTCTTCACAGGCTGCGTCGATGTTCCATTAACCGAGAAAGGCGTTGCTGAAGCTATCCAAGCCGGGAAGAGGATTAGCACCATCCCCGTtgatctgatcttcacttcCTCTCTCATCCGTGCTCAGATGACTGCCATGCTCGCCATGACTCAGCACCGCTGCAAGAAGGTTCCAATCATCTTGCACGATGAGAGCGAGAAGGCGCAGACTTGGAGTCATGTCTTCAGCGAAGAGACCAGGAAACAGTCTATCCCTGTTGTAGCTGCTTGGCAACTGAATGAGAGAAT GTATGGAGAGTTACAGGGTTTAAACAAGGAAGAGACAGCTGAAAGATATGGAACGCAGCAAGTTCATGAATGGCGTAGGAGTTACCACATCCCTCCACCTAAAGGAGAGAGCTTGGAGATGTGTGCTGAGAGAGCTGTGGCTTACTTTGAAGACAAT ATTCAACCAGAGCTTGCGTTAGGGAACAATGTGTTGATTGCTGCTCATGGGAACTCGTTGAGGTCTATCATTATGTATCTTGACAAATTAACTTCTCAGGAG GTTACGAGTTTAGAGCTGTCTACTGGTTTACCGTTGCTTTACATCTTCAAAGACAGGAAGTTCATGAGACGAGGAAGCCCTGTTGGTCCTACAGAAGCTGGTGTCTATGCTTATACTAAG AGATTGGCACAATACAGACAGAAGCTTGATGAGAGCCTTAACTAG